CGGTGCTCAGCGGCATGGGCGCGAAGCTCGAGCGCGCTCTCATCAATTTCATGCTCGACATACACACCCGCGAGCACGGCTATCGGGAGATTCTTCCGCCGTTTCTGGTGGGCGCCCAGGCGCTCTTCGGAACGGGGCAGCTTCCCAAACTGGAGGCGGACCTCTTCAAGGTGCGCGAGCGGGATTTGTACCTGGTGCCGACCGCGGAAGTGCCGCTCACGAACCTTCATCGGGAAGAGATTCTGGAGGCGGACGAGCTTCCCAAACGCTACACCGCCTACACGCCCTGTTTCCGCAGCGAGGCCGGCTCCTACGGAAAGGACGTCCGTGGTCTCATCCGCCAGCACCAGTTCGACAAGGTGGAGCTGGTGAAGATCACTGAGCCGGAAAGCTCCTACGACGAGCTCGAGAGCCTGACGGCGAACGCCGCCGCGATCCTGGAGCGGCTCGAGCTCCCCTATCGCCAGGTCACGCTTTCGTCGGGTGACATGGGATTCTCGGCGGCGAAGACCTACGATCTGGAGGTATGGCTACCCTCGCAGCACACCTATCGCGAGATCAGCTCGTGCAGCAATTGTACGGATTTCCAGGCGAGGCGCGCGGGCATCCGCTATCGGCCATCCCCAAGGGCGAAGCCGCGCTACTGCCATACTCTGAACGGTTCGGGCCTCGCGGTGGGGCGCACCTGGCTTGCCATTCTCGAGAACTTCCAGGACGAGGACGGCTCGGTCACGATACCGGAAGCTCTGCAACCCTACCTCGACGACAACGAGCGGCTGTCTCGAGCACGGTAGAATGACATCGGTTCCGGAGGGATGGCCGAGTGGTCGAAGGCGGCGGTCTTGAAAACCGCAGACCGAGAGGTCCGGGGGTTCGAATCCCTCTCCCTCCGCCAGCCGGCCCCGAACAAAGCTGTACGGAGCTATTCGGTCTCGTGGAAGTGGATGGCGCCGAACGTCACCACGGAGCCGGCGTCGATGTTCCACTGCTCGTAGTGGCGTAGCGAGCCCTCGAGTCCGAGCACCGGCGCCACGGCGTGGAGAAACGCGTAGAGCGGCGAATAACCGCACCAGTTCAGCTCGTCACCCCCGCGGCTCACGAGATCGAAAAAGCCCTCGGCGTCGCCATCGCATACCATCGCGAGCCTCTCTCGATCTCTGTCGGCGACTTCGACCATCTCGCCCTCACCGGCACGCGCCGGCATCGGCCCCCCGTAGCGGCGACCGACGTGCGCCATGTCCACTCCGAGGACCCAGAAGAGATTCGGGTTCTCCTCCGCCAGCTCGGAGAGGGCGTCGAAGCAACGGCGGTTCGAGTCGAGCGTCTCGGGCCGTTTTCCCGTTACCAAACTGTCTGCGAAGGCACCGACGAGGATGGGGACGATGCGAAACGGTCGCCGCAGCCGGTGCTGCAGAAAAACGACTTGAAACTCGATGGAGTGCTCCGGGACGTGGCTATAGTCTTCATCGATGACGGCGTCACCGCCGCGCTCGAGGAGGCGTTCGACGAGCTCGATCGCAACCGGGACTTCCCCGAGGGGAGAGCGAAAAGGCTTGCGCGTCACCCCGATATGCTCCGGCTCACCGTAGTGCGACGTGCCCAGGACGACGATGTCGAGCTCGCTTCCATCGCGAGCCCCGTCGAGCTGATAGGCAGCGCGGTAGGACGCTCTTCCTCCGCCCGGCGAGACGTGAGGTGCGGCAATCGCGCGGGGGGTGGGACCGCCCGCTTCGGGACTTCCGTCAGCGAGGAAAGCATCGATGAAGGTCTCGAGCTCGGCTCTCTCCCCCGGATAAGCGGTTCCGGCGTGGGACGGGACTCGGACCGGCGACGCGCGAAACGCCTCGTGACGGCGTCTCTTCATCGCCCCGAGCCCCTCGGTCTCGAGAAATCCCGCCGTCTCCAAGGTGTCGACGAACTCGCGCACGTCTTCGCTCGCCACGAGCCGGCCACCCTGAAACCGGGTCAACGCGGCCTGGGCATCGAGCTCGGTGTGAAAGCCGTCGAGAAACAACAACAAGCGATCCCAAGGAGGCGCGATGACGAGCATGGTCTCGGTATAGCCCATCGGATCCCGAATGAGAACACCGGGCGCATCCGGCAGGGGCGAGGGCATGACGTCGAGGTCGGGTCGAAGCCTGGGAAGAAGCTCGCTCAAACCGCCCTCAGTTTGGCGAGCTCGAGCGAGTACGTGAATCGATCGACGCTTTGACGCATGAAGATTCAACATTGTAGTATGAACGAGCCCTCACCCCACCCCGAAACGGAGAGGTGCTGGAGTGGCTGAACAGGGCTGCCTGCTAAGCAGTTACACGGGTGTTGAGCCTGTGTCGAGGGTTCGAATCCCTCCCTCTCCGCCACCCGACGCCAGTTCTCGATTGGTTGCCCCTTTTTGACAAACCAGCGTCGGACAAGTACTCTGACCTTGCCTTGCGAGCCCGCTGGGAAGTCGTCCAACGGTAGGACACGCGGCTCTGGACCGTGGAATCGGGGTTCGAATCCCTGCTTCCCAGCCAATCGCTCCCGCCGCTCACCGACCGGTCGCGATTCTGAGAGCGCATTCTCGGGCGCTTGCGATCGAGTCGGGAATGCCCACGCCGTCGAGTCCGTTCGCCAGAACGTAAAGACCGGGCCGAGCGGCCAGCTCTCGATCCCGCGACGACAGGATGGCGCCATGGCCGATCTGGATCTGCGGGGTCCGCAGATCCCACCGGACGACGTGCGAGAACAGAGGATCCCCGATTCGACCGATTGCCTGCCTCAGCTCGCCGAGAGAGAGCTCGGCAATCTCGGAGTCTTCGAGCCTCAGGACATCGGGATCCCGAGTGCCCCCGAGAAAAGTTCTCAACAGCACGTGATCTTTCGCGGCACGGTGGGGGAACTTCGTGGTGACGAAGGTGGCGGCGAGCAAGCGGTTCTCCTCACCGGAAGGGACGACGAATCCATAACCGTCGAGTGGATGATCGACGTCGGCCTTTCGAAAACCGTGAAAGACGACCGCCGTCGAAGCCAATGGGATGCGGGCGAGGGATCGGGACAACCCCGTCGAGACGACTTCGACCAGCCGAGCCGCCGCGGATAGAGGGAGCGCAAGCAGCACCGTACGAGAGCGAATCGACTCACCGGACTCGAGAGCGGTCACGAAGCCTCCCGACTCCGACCGAAGCGCGCTCACTCCAGTCCCGAGCCGAAACCCATCGGACGGCAAAGCATCGCCGAGTCGTTCCACGAGCCGGCCCATCCCGCGCTGAAGCGAGAGAAAGGTAGACCCCTCGGGCTTCGACGTCCTCAGCATCCCCCGCGTCACGCTTCCGTAGTCCTTCTCGAGGGCGACCAATCGAGGAAAGAGGAAATCCATCGAAAGCTTCTCCGGGTCCCCGCAGTGGATGCCGGCAAGCAATGGCTCGCCCACACGCTCGAGCGCCTCGCGGCCGAAGCGCCGAGAGACGAACGATGCAATGGACTCTTCGGCCTCTCCGCGCCGGGGCACGAAAGGTTCCACCAGCAGGCGAAGTTTCCCACCGAAGGAGAAGAGGCTCGAGAACAAAAGAGGGGCGATGCGGGTCGGCGCCGTGAGGCGCATGCCCTCGGGAAGAGGATGAAGCTTGCCGCGATGGAGCACGTAGACGTTCTTCTCGTCGGGGTTCGTTCCGACGAGCTCTTCGGACAGACCGAGCTCGTCGCACAGGGCCTTCGCATGCGGCTTCGATGCGAGAAAGGCGTCGGGGCCGCAGTCCATCACGAAGTCGTCCCGGACTTTGGTGAAGATGAGCCCGCCGATCCGGTTTTCCTTCTCGACGACGAGGCAATCGACACCGCGTCTCGAAAGCTCGTAGGCCGCGGTGAGACCCGCGATGCCGCCCCCGGCGATGACGACGTCGCAGTTCACTCGCCCGATTCGCGGCTCGAGGCGCGATGAACGTGCTCCACGAGCAGCGATACGTTGTCCACCGGCGTGTGAGGCAAGACGCCATGGCCCAGATTGAAAACGTGGCCCGTGCGTCCACC
This portion of the Vicinamibacteria bacterium genome encodes:
- the serS gene encoding serine--tRNA ligase: MLDLNFATQNIDFVRARVRERGVDVDLDELVRLNDERKRLQTEVSTLRHDHSESSKQIGALFKQGKKEEAEALRGELRAASDRIKEKEERQSEAEEQCERLLATLPNLAHESVPVGADASSNVEVRRVGEPRNFPFDPRPHWELGESLGILDFDRAGKISGARFAVLSGMGAKLERALINFMLDIHTREHGYREILPPFLVGAQALFGTGQLPKLEADLFKVRERDLYLVPTAEVPLTNLHREEILEADELPKRYTAYTPCFRSEAGSYGKDVRGLIRQHQFDKVELVKITEPESSYDELESLTANAAAILERLELPYRQVTLSSGDMGFSAAKTYDLEVWLPSQHTYREISSCSNCTDFQARRAGIRYRPSPRAKPRYCHTLNGSGLAVGRTWLAILENFQDEDGSVTIPEALQPYLDDNERLSRAR
- the amrB gene encoding AmmeMemoRadiSam system protein B, whose amino-acid sequence is MSELLPRLRPDLDVMPSPLPDAPGVLIRDPMGYTETMLVIAPPWDRLLLFLDGFHTELDAQAALTRFQGGRLVASEDVREFVDTLETAGFLETEGLGAMKRRRHEAFRASPVRVPSHAGTAYPGERAELETFIDAFLADGSPEAGGPTPRAIAAPHVSPGGGRASYRAAYQLDGARDGSELDIVVLGTSHYGEPEHIGVTRKPFRSPLGEVPVAIELVERLLERGGDAVIDEDYSHVPEHSIEFQVVFLQHRLRRPFRIVPILVGAFADSLVTGKRPETLDSNRRCFDALSELAEENPNLFWVLGVDMAHVGRRYGGPMPARAGEGEMVEVADRDRERLAMVCDGDAEGFFDLVSRGGDELNWCGYSPLYAFLHAVAPVLGLEGSLRHYEQWNIDAGSVVTFGAIHFHETE
- the hemG gene encoding protoporphyrinogen oxidase, translating into MNCDVVIAGGGIAGLTAAYELSRRGVDCLVVEKENRIGGLIFTKVRDDFVMDCGPDAFLASKPHAKALCDELGLSEELVGTNPDEKNVYVLHRGKLHPLPEGMRLTAPTRIAPLLFSSLFSFGGKLRLLVEPFVPRRGEAEESIASFVSRRFGREALERVGEPLLAGIHCGDPEKLSMDFLFPRLVALEKDYGSVTRGMLRTSKPEGSTFLSLQRGMGRLVERLGDALPSDGFRLGTGVSALRSESGGFVTALESGESIRSRTVLLALPLSAAARLVEVVSTGLSRSLARIPLASTAVVFHGFRKADVDHPLDGYGFVVPSGEENRLLAATFVTTKFPHRAAKDHVLLRTFLGGTRDPDVLRLEDSEIAELSLGELRQAIGRIGDPLFSHVVRWDLRTPQIQIGHGAILSSRDRELAARPGLYVLANGLDGVGIPDSIASARECALRIATGR